In the genome of Raphanus sativus cultivar WK10039 chromosome 4, ASM80110v3, whole genome shotgun sequence, one region contains:
- the LOC108850940 gene encoding uncharacterized protein LOC108850940: protein MGDTLNKQETTRRFMRCSDGDSCALMMFASLPFMLKQLLKQEKFSVSALNSQVNQYSKSQMWLENGPPGQVNSIQAGWAVHPKLYGDSVTRFTIYWPGDGYGKTGCYNTQCPGFVVVSRNPRIGRQFSGSSVYGKTIHYFTLQIFHDVSTGNWGLKVCNEVIGYWPKELFIELNKGASLVKYEGNTFISTDEMSPPMENGHFPVAVFFKTAHFKNVLIIDSSYKRVYIEYRKLRCYADVYYCFEVTYWGYSRSSGDSFSFGVPGGKCGV, encoded by the exons ATGGGCGATACACTAAACAAACAGGAAACAACGCGGAGATTCATGCGGTGTAGTGATGGAGATTCATGCGCTCTTATGATGTTTGCTAGCTTGCCCTTTATGTTAAAACAACTGTTGAAACAAGAAAAGTTT TCTGTAAGTGCTTTAAATTCGCAAGTGAACCAATATAGTAAAAGCCAAATGTGGTTAGAGAATGGACCTCCAGGGCAAGTCAATAGTATACAAGCTGGTTGGGCG GTGCATCCAAAATTATATGGTGACAGTGTCACACGATTTACAATATATTGGCCT gGAGATGGCTATGGTAAAACTGGGTGCTATAACACACAATGTCCTGGTTTTGTTGTTGTAAGTCGAAATCCCAGAATTGGAAGACAGTTTTCGGGATCATCTGTCTATGGAAAAACAATCCATTATTTTACACTGCAAATATTCCAT GATGTTTCCACTGGAAACTGGGGACTTAAAGTATGTAATGAAGTAATTGGTTACTGGCCCAAAGAGCTGTTTATAGAGTTAAACAAAGGAGCTTCTCTGGTGAAATATGAAGGAAATACATTTATATCCACCGATGAAATGAGTCCTCCAATGGAAAATGGGCATTTTCCAGTcgcagttttttttaaaacggcACATTTTAAAAATGTCTTGATTATAGACTCCAGCTACAAAAGAGTTTATATTGAATATAGAAAACTAAGATGTTATGCTGATGTCTATTATTGCTTTGAGGTTACATATTGGGGATATAGCAGATCTAGTGGAGATTCTTTCTCGTTTGGAGTACCAGGTGGCAAATGTGGTGTTTGA
- the LOC108839210 gene encoding AT-hook motif nuclear-localized protein 21 has translation MDGLNMGTTSRYVHNVEGGGAGQFSTDNHHEDDGGAGGNHHHKHHQSLDLIASNDNSGLGGGGGGGGSGDLVMRRPRGRPAGSKNKPKPPVIVTRESANTLRAHILEVGSGCDVFECISTYARRRQRGICVLSGTGTVTNVSIRQATAAGSVVTLRGTFEILSLSGSFLPPPAPPGATSLTIFIAGAQGQVVGGNVVGELMAAGPVMVMAASFTNVAYERLPLDEHEEQLQVQSGGGGGGNMYMEANGGGAGLPFFNLPSLPHMGAENWQGNSTGAGRAPF, from the coding sequence ATGGATGGTCTCAATATGGGAACAACCTCTCGCTACGTCCACAACGTAGAAGGCGGTGGTGCCGGCCAGTTCTCCACCGACAACCACCACGAAGATGACGGTGGCGCTGGAGGAAACCACCATCATAAACATCACCAAAGTTTAGATTTAATAGCTTCTAATGACAACTCCGGTCTGGGAGgcggaggtggtggtggaggaagCGGTGACCTCGTTATGCGGCGGCCACGTGGGCGTCCAGCTGGATCGAAGAACAAACCAAAACCTCCGGTGATAGTCACGCGCGAGAGCGCAAACACTCTTAGGGCTCACATTCTCGAAGTCGGAAGTGGCTGCGACGTCTTCGAGTGCATCTCCACTTACGCGCGGCGGAGACAGCGCGGGATTTGCGTTCTGTCCGGAACCGGAACCGTCACTAACGTCAGCATCCGTCAGGCGACGGCGGCCGGATCTGTAGTGACTCTTCGAGGCACTTTCGAGATTCTTTCCCTATCTGGATCTTTTCTTCCGCCGCCTGCTCCTCCAGGAGCGACGAGTTTGACTATATTCATCGCCGGAGCTCAGGGGCAGGTCGTCGGAGGTAACGTTGTTGGAGAATTGATGGCGGCGGGGCCGGTGATGGTCATGGCGGCGTCTTTTACGAACGTGGCTTACGAAAGGTTGCCTTTGGACGAGCATGAGGAGCAGTTACAGGTTCAAAGcggcggtggaggaggagggAATATGTACATGGAAGCCAACGGCGGTGGCGCAGGGTTGCCGTTCTTTAATCTGCCGAGTTTGCCTCATATGGGAGCTGAAAACTGGCAGGGAAATTCCACCGGCGCCGGTAGGGCTCCGTTTTAG
- the LOC108835216 gene encoding auxin-responsive protein SAUR77-like has translation MGCLISPVMKLRRLSSADSRRFAYTNLTDEDMEDSVIKVVVGKERKQFMVEPSILEETPFRILINSVKDRTKNQLNRIGRVVWLDHVDSILFEHLLWLLRNDTSAFSDIDVVEIIEFYAQDC, from the coding sequence ATGGGTTGCTTGATTTCTCCTGTAATGAAACTCCGTCGTCTATCCTCAGCTGATTCAAGGCGTTTTGCATACACGAATCTGACTGACGAGGATATGGAGGATTCGGTCATAAAGGTGGTGGTAGGGAAGGAGAGGAAGCAGTTCATGGTCGAACCGTCCATTCTCGAAGAGACACCGTTTAGAATCTTGATTAATTCGGTTAAGGATCGTACCAAGAACCAGTTAAACCGGATTGGGAGAGTTGTATGGCTTGATCATGTCGACTCCATCTTGTTCGAGCACTTGTTGTGGCTTCTTCGTAACGATACATCTGCATTTTCGGATATAGATGTCGTCGAGATCATTGAGTTCTATGCTCAAGATTGCTAG
- the LOC108853355 gene encoding late embryogenesis abundant protein 18 produces the protein MQSAKEKIRDMASTAKEKLSICGAKVQGHAEKTMARTSKEKKMAKEREKSKEAQAKAELHQSKAEHAADAQVHGHHLPGHSTYPTRVTGTAYPPGQI, from the coding sequence ATGCAGTCGGCGAAGGAAAAGATCCGCGACATGGCCAGCACCGCCAAGGAGAAGCTCAGCATCTGCGGCGCAAAGGTCCAAGGTCATGCGGAGAAGACCATGGCGAGGACatcaaaggagaagaagatggctAAAGAGCGAGAGAAGTCTAAGGAGGCGCAGGCCAAGGCCGAACTCCACCAATCAAAGGCTGAGCATGCGGCAGACGCTCAGGTTCACGGCCACCATCTTCCCGGACACTCCACCTACCCTACCCGAGTGACCGGCACTGCTTACCCGCCGGGCCAGATCTAA
- the LOC108848797 gene encoding protein phosphatase 2C 29: protein MGSSFSSALPCFNQGHRNRRHHSSQRNPTHSDDQINSLSEPLDETLGHSYCYVPSSNRFLSPFPSDRFASPTGSFRLSPGRIRSDQLHTGFRAISGASVSANASNSKTVFQLEDIYDDATVVNNTFGGGVRSGGVVNASGFEGTSSFSALPLQTVPLGGGHVEQQQTGLFMSGPIERGASSGPLDPSGEFVRSDSSAAHFSAPLGGGKKRRKKRKSLSWGTKQRPWVLPVSNFVGGGKKENTVRHGGGVTAEAAAGCGGEESDLQWALGKAGEDRVQLAVFEKQGWLFAGIYDGFNGPDAPEFLMANLYRAVHSELKGLFWELEEEEVDDIELEASTSCPVTEKVEVKVRKRLHELLAEAQAEDALDLSGSDRFAFSVEDAISGGNAVSVGSKRWLLLSKLKQGLSKQGVSGRKLLPWKFGVEEGNETKEVDNNVRVEEPVEKRKERGKTGTVDHELVLKAMSNGLEATEQAFLEMTEKVLETNPELALMGSCLLVALMRDDDVYVMNIGDSRALVAQYQVRETGVSVETGRVEDRRNDLDRDDGNKEPSSVVGDEDTTTVNNETPSQHTKLVALQLTTDHSTSIEDEVTRIKNEHPDDSQCIVNDRVKGRLKVTRAFGAGFLKQPKLNDSLLEMFRNEYIGTDPYISCTPSLRHYRLTESDQFMVLSSDGLYQYLSNEEVVSLAMEKFPDGDPAQHVIQELLVRAAKKAGMGFHELLDIPQGDRRKYHDDCTVLVIALGGSRIWKSSGKYL, encoded by the exons ATGGGAAGTAGCTTCTCCTCCGCCTTACCTTGCTTCAATCAAGGCCACCGTAACCGCCGCCATCACTCATCGCAGCGGAATCCGACTCACTCCGACGACCAGATCAACTCTCTCTCGGAGCCGTTAGACGAGACTTTAGGCCACTCCTACTGCTACGTCCCATCTTCCAACCGCTTCCTCTCCCCTTTCCCTTCCGATCGCTTCGCCTCTCCCACCGGTTCGTTCCGGTTATCTCCGGGTCGGATCCGATCCGACCAGCTCCACACCGGGTTCAGAGCCATCTCCGGGGCCTCGGTCAGCGCCAACGCCTCCAACTCCAAAACAGTCTTTCAGCTCGAAGATATTTACGACGATGCCACTGTTGTTAACAACACTTTCGGGGGAGGCGTTAGGAGTGGTGGTGTCGTGAACGCTAGCGGCTTCGAGGGAACGTCGTCGTTTAGCGCTCTCCCGCTACAGACCGTGCCGTTGGGCGGCGGTCACGTGGAGCAGCAGCAGACCGGTTTATTCATGTCTGGGCCCATCGAGAGAGGCGCGAGTTCCGGCCCATTGGACCCGTCCGGAGAGTTTGTTAGATCTGATTCCTCCGCCGCGCATTTCTCGGCGCCGCTCGGCGGCGGGAAGAAGAGGCGGAAAAAGAGGAAGAGCCTTTCGTGGGGCACGAAGCAGCGGCCGTGGGTTCTTCCGGTGTCGAACTTCGTCGGCGGTGGTAAGAAGGAGAACACGGTGAGACACGGCGGCGGCGTTACGGCGGAAGCGGCGGCGGGTTGCGGCGGAGAGGAGAGCGATTTACAGTGGGCGTTGGGGAAAGCAGGAGAGGACAGAGTGCAGCTAGCTGTCTTCGAGAAGCAAGGGTGGCTATTCGCCGGAATCTACGACGGTTTCAACGGACCCGACGCGCCGGAGTTTCTGATGGCTAATCTTTACCGTGCTGTTCATAGTGAGTTAAAGGGTTTATTCTGGGaactggaggaggaggaagtaGATGATATAGAGTTAGAAGCAAGTACGAGCTGTCCAGTGACAGAGAAGGTAGAAGTTAAGGTGAGGAAAAGGCTACATGAGCTTCTTGCAGAGGCACAAGCAGAAGATGCGTTGGATCTTTCAGGTTCCGACAGGTTTGCATTCTCAGTGGAGGACGCTATCAGTGGAGGCAATGCTGTCTCTGTCGGAAGTAAGAGATGGTTGCTTTTGTCGAAACTGAAGCAGGGTTTGTCTAAGCAAGGAGTTTCAGGGAGGAAGTTGTTACCATGGAAGTTCGGTGTGGAGGAGGGTAATGAAACGAAGGAGGTAGATAATAACGTTAGAGTAGAAGAACCGGTTgagaagaggaaggagagagGAAAGACGGGTACGGTTGATCACGAGCTGGTTCTAAAGGCGATGTCGAATGGTCTTGAAGCCACGGAGCAAGCGTTCCTAGAAATGACAGAGAAGGTTCTGGAAACAAACCCTGAGCTTGCGTTGATGGGTTCTTGCTTGCTGGTTGCGCTGATGAGAGATGATGATGTGTACGTAATGAATATAGGGGATAGTAGGGCTCTTGTTGCGCAGTATCAGGTTCGAGAAACGGGTGTGAGTGTTGAGACaggaagagtagaagatagacGGAATGATTTAGACAGGGATGATGGAAACAAAGAGCCTTCATCAGTTGTGGGTGATGAAGATACTACTACAGTGAACAATGAAACACCTTCGCAGCACACGAAACTGGTTGCGTTGCAGCTGACAACAGATCACAGCACGAGCATCGAAGAT GAAGTAACAAGAATAAAAAACGAACACCCAGATGATAGCCAGTGCATAGTGAACGACAGAGTGAAAGGACGGCTTAAGGTGACGAGAGCGTTTGGAGCAGGGTTCTTGAAGCAG CCTAAATTGAACGATTCGTTACTGGAAATGTTTAGAAATGAATACATTGGGACGGATCCATACATATCATGCACACCGTCTCTTCGTCACTACAGGCTAACAGAGAGTGATCAGTTTATGGTTCTGTCATCTGATGGTTTGTACCAATACCTGAGCAATGAGGAAGTTGTTTCTCTTGCTATGGAGAAGTTTCCAGATGGAGATCCTGCTCAACATGTCATACAAGAACTTCTAGTCCGTGCAGCCAAGAAAGCTg GAATGGGGTTTCATGAGCTGCTGGATATACCGCAAGGAGATAGAAGAAAGTATCATGATGATTGCACTGTATTAGTGATAGCACTTGGAGGAAGTAGGATTTGGAAGTCATCAGGGAAGTATCTTTGA
- the LOC108849007 gene encoding 28 kDa ribonucleoprotein, chloroplastic, whose amino-acid sequence MAVLEAALSILSLSFSSSSSSSSSSSSSSKPHLFSRQTKPISLSIRTPTNLSPVSPLSIPLRARRIVSVFSSVAEEETSLTDEKTEETTQTTNLKRKLFVFNLPWSMSVNDISNLFGQCGTVLSVEIIKQKDGKNRGFAFVTMSSGEEAQSAVEKFDSFQVSGRIIRVNFARKFKKPPKPLPPSATSSPGETRHKLYVSNLAWKARSTHLREFFTAADFNLVSARVVFADPGGRASGYGFVSFLTREEAEDAISKLDGKELMGRPINLKFSLRSAGESEDSNTIEDNNTSEEEPEEASDTTEASEEKPVE is encoded by the exons ATGGCGGTCCTCGAAGCTGCTCTctccatcctctctctctctttctcctcctcttcttcttcttcttcgtcctcctcctcatcctcaaaacctcatctcttctctAGGCAAACTAAACCCATCTCCTTAAGTATTCGAACTCCCACTAACCTCTCTCCCGTCTCCCCTCTCAGTATTCCTCTTCGTGCTCGGCGAATCGTCTCTGTATTCTCTTCCGTCGCGGAGGAAGAAACTTCCCTTACGGATGAGAAGACCGAAGAAACCACCCAGACGACGAATCTCAAAAGGAAGCTCTTTGTGTTCAATCTCCCCTGGTCTATGAGTGTTAACGACATCTCCAACCTCTTCGGACAATGCGGGACTGTCTTAAGCGTCGAG ATAATAAAGCAAAAAGATGGGAAAAACAGAGGTTTCGCTTTCGTGACCATGTCTTCTGGTGAAGAAGCTCAATCCGCTGTTGAAAAGTTCGATTCTTTC CAAGTCTCAGGGAGGATCATAAGGGTTAACTTTGCAAGAAAGTTCAAGAAGCCTCCTAAGCCCCTTCCTCCTTCTGCTACCTCTTCCCCTGGAGAAACACGTCACAAACTCTATGTGTCTAACCTCGCTTGGAAAGCGAGATCGACTCATCTCCGTGAGTTCTTCACTGCTGCTGACTTCAACCTGGTCTCAGCTCGTGTTGTTTTCGCTGACCCTGGAGGAAGAGCTTCTGGCTATGGCTTTGTCTCGTTCCTTACTAGAGAAGAAGCCGAGGATGCAATCTCTAAACTCGACGGGAAG GAGCTTATGGGCAGACCTATCAATCTAAAGTTTAGCTTGAGAAGTGCTGGTGAATCTGAAGATAGTAACACAATAGAAGACAACAATACTTCTGAAGAAGAACCTGAAGAGGCTAGTGACACAACAGAAGCCTCTGAAGAAAAACCTGTGGAGTGA
- the LOC108849006 gene encoding RING-H2 finger protein ATL28-like has product MASITTIPDADVFPTVTMPVTVVLTGGLLFIIVAGFFSLFFWRCLLNRLSSAWTLQRTPYGDLIHVTTPPENAGLDPFIIKSFPVFLYSTATMRNQCTECAICLSEFSDEDTVRLITVCRHGFHSACIDLWFASHKTCPVCRCELDPGLVGSGSHESLHNTVTITIQDLNHEEANPPSANSSKRFFPEAFSRSHSTGHFMFKTTDVVNVKTKGKHYQTAGSSVMTTTSSSKMLMEASSAWRFSRSHSTGHFMFKTMDHKTKRKHYQTGSSVMMFEENTPTTTTTSSSKRLPEASSAWRFSRSYSTGQFMGKTRDVTMKIKGRHYQTGSCASFDELTRYDEATGYGMAW; this is encoded by the coding sequence CCggattcttctctctcttcttctggAGATGCCTTCTGAATCGCTTGTCCTCAGCTTGGACCCTTCAGAGAACACCCTACGGTGACCTAATCCACGTCACCACTCCCCCTGAAAACGCAGGCCTCGACCCGTTTATCATCAAGTCCTTTCCCGTGTTCCTCTACTCAACCGCAACGATGAGAAACCAATGCACAGAATGTGCTATCTGCTTGTCAGAGTTTTCAGATGAAGACACCGTTAGGCTTATAACGGTGTGTCGTCACGGGTTTCACTCAGCTTGCATTGATCTTTGGTTTGCGTCACACAAGACTTGTCCTGTTTGCCGGTGCGAGTTAGACCCGGGACTGGTCGGATCTGGAAGCCACGAGTCTTTGCACAACACGGTTACAATCACTATTCAAGACTTAAACCATGAAGAAGCGAATCCTCCTTCCGCTAACTCAAGCAAAAGGTTTTTCCCTGAAGCCTTCTCTAGGTCACATTCCACAGGGCATTTCATGTTTAAGACGACGGATGTCGTCAATGTGAAGACCAAAGGAAAACATTACCAAACAGCAGGAAGCAGTGTCATGACCACTACTAGTTCAAGCAAAATGCTTATGGAAGCCTCCTCGGCGTGGCGGTTCTCGAGGTCGCATTCTACAGGGCATTTCATGTTTAAGACGATGGATCATAAGACCAAGAGAAAACATTACCAAACGGGCAGCAGTGTCATGATGTTTGAGGAAAACACACCTACTACTACTACAACTAGCTCAAGCAAAAGGCTTCCGGAAGCCTCATCGGCTTGGCGATTTTCGAGGTCGTATTCTACAGGGCAGTTCATGGGTAAGACGAGGGATGTCACCATGAAGATCAAAGGAAGACACTACCAAACAGGAAGCTGTGCCTCGTTTGATGAACTTACTAGGTATGATGAAGCTACAGGATACGGAATGGCTTGGTGA